A window of uncultured Gellertiella sp. genomic DNA:
ATGAAACTGAAGACCCTGTTTGCCGCAACCATCGCGCTTGGCCTGGTTGCCGGAGGCGTGAACGCTGCCGGATCTCCGCAGGAAACCCGCAAGCACATGATGGAAGGCATGGGCAAGGCGATGGGCGGACTTGTCGGCATCGCCAAGGGCAAGACGGCGTATGACGCCGATGTCGTCAAGGCATCGCTGACCACCATGGCCGACACCATGAAGACCTTCCCCGACCAGTTCCCCGCCGGCTCCGAGACCGGCCACAAGACCGAGGCATCGCCGAAGATCTGGGCCAGCATGGATGATTTCAAGGCCAAGGCGGCCAAGCTCGGCGGCGACGCCACCACGCTGCTCGCCGCCCTGCCGGCCGACAAGGCTGCCGTCGGTGCCGCCGTGAAGATGCTCGGCGGCGATTGCGGCGCCTGCCATGAAGCCTATCGCCTGAAGGATTGAGGCCGTTAGAGTCTGTCAGGTTCATATTGAACCAGACAGACTCTAGTGCCCTTTGTTTCCGTTTGTCTTTTCGGGAAAAGCGGATTCCACTTTTCCCTGACAAACTCTAGCGCCCCTCTCCCGCACGGGCAGGGGCGCAAACATCGCCGGAAAATGGTGCTTTGTCAGCTTCCGGTCGATTTGCCATTTACGGCTTGCAGGCCGGTGATACTGTAAGGCGCGTCGGGGTCATGCCCGGCGCGTTTTCGTCTGTGGAACAAGGAACCGGGCTTCATGGCATCTTGGAAATCTCTTCTCGCCGGGCTGGTCGTGCTCGGTGCTGTCGGCGGTGGCGCATTCTGGGTGATCACAAAGCCTGCCCCGCTTCCCGAGGCAACCTTTGCCAATGCCGGTGCACCTGACCTCAAGAATGGCGAGCGGATTTTCTGGGCGGGTGGCTGCATCAGCTGCCACGGTGCCAAGGGGGCAGCGGAAAGCGGCCAGCTGGTGCTGTCCGGCGGCGCACCGCTCACCACACCCTTCGGCACCTTCTACCCGCCGAACATTTCTCCGGATGAAGGGGCGGGCATCGGCGGCTGGAGCCTTGCCGATTTCGGCAATGCCATGCTGCGCGGCGCGGATGACGAGAACCAGCACCTCTATCCGGCCTTCCCCTATGGTTCCTATGCCCGGATGACGGTGAAGGATGTCAACGACCTCTATGGCTTCCTGCGCACCCTGCCGAAAAGTGCTGTGGAGAGCCCGGAACAGGCGCTGAACTTTCCCTTCAGCATCCGCCGCCTGATCGGCGGCTGGAAATTCCTCTACCTGAACGACAAGCCGCGGGTGGAACTTGCTGCCGCCGATGACGAGGTGAAGCGCGGCCAGTATCTGGTCGAAGGCCCCGGCCATTGCGGCGAATGCCACACCCCCCGCGACGCCATCGGCGGCTTCAGGTCCGGCCAGTGGCTGGCGGGCGGCCCGAACCCGGAAGGCAAGGGCAAGATCCCCAACATCACCCCCGGGGGCGAACTCGGCCAATGGTCGAAGGACGACATCGTCTCCTACCTCGAAACCGGCATCACCCCGGACGCCGATTCCGTTGGCGGCTCTATGGTCGAAGTCCAGAAAAACATGGCCCGCCTGCCACCCGAAGACCGCATGGCCATTGCCGCCTACCTGAAGGCAATCCCGCCGGTGAAGTGAGGGGCACGAAAGGCTGCCGCTGCCGGTGTTTTTGCGAGCGCCCCGGACCTTGCCGAGCGGGGCCGGGGGGATTGCGAGAAGAATACGGACCACTGTGTCCGAACGCGTCCAAGGATACGAATATCATGAAACGCGAAAGCCCGCGCCTTGCAAACGCGGGCCCCTGAATGAGCGCATTGCGCACCGGTTTCAAGTTGCTGCAAATGTCATCTTGGTCCCGCCTTCGCGCTACCGCCCCCTGATCAGGACGGGATCGTCCTCTTCGCTCCAGCGATGAATGTCCCCGTGCCCGTCAGGAGGGTATCGGCACGGATGGTGTCGCGGCCATCATCGCCTCGTATCCCGGCTCGACAGGCTCCATCAGCGCGACGCGGCGAAGCGGTCGCGCACCCGGTCAAGCTCCGACCGGACGGCATCGTCTCCGGCGCCCCTGATTGCATCCCCGGCCATGTGCTGGGCAGCGCGATGAAAGGTCGTTGCGTCATAGCCGAGAGGGTCGGGTGCCGGACGGATGACGACGCTTTTGCGGGGCATGAGTTCGGATGGCACCGGTTCGCGGGCCATCTGCTTCAGCCTGCAATATTCCTCGCCGGACAGGATCACGTTGCGCGGCTTGCCATGCGACGTGATCACCGCCCCTTCGCGGGACGCCGCCCGCTGGACAACGCCGGTCTGTCTCTGGAGTTCAATGGACGTGAATATATGCATGAGACACCTCCAGAAATACATATGTCGAGTATTTTAGCCCGCATGCTCCTGCCCTGCAATGCGCGGGCCCCCCGCATGTTCCGGTCTCCCATCACCCCGCCACCACCTGATGATAGCGCATGCCGGTGACCGGGCGGGGGGTGAAGGCGAGGGTCTGGTAGAAGCGGTGGGCCTTGAGGTTGCCGGTGGCGGCGCTGACGGTGATGTAGGTGCAACCGCTGCGGCGGGCCTCGTCGCGGGCGGTTGCGACCAGGTGCTGGCCGATGCCATGGCTGCGGAAGGCGGGGCGGACATAGAGCTGGTGGATGTCGAGGCCGCGCGCGCCTTCATTCGCCCGGTAGGCGGGCACCAGGATCGCGTGGCCGATCAGATCACCGGCGCTTTCAGCGACCAGCGCCCGGATCCACGGCTGCGGCGCGAACAGGTCGCGGGCCAGCCGTTCGGCGGAAAGGGCGGCGGGGTCGCCGTGATGGGCGGCAAGTTCGGCCACCATCACCGCGAGATCGGCAAGGTCATCGCGCCCGGCCGGGCGGATCGTCACCACGGGCGGGCGCGACGGCGGGGGAGCAAGGGTCTGGATGGTCTGCATGTCGGTCGTCCTTCTGGTCTGGAAAGCGTCAGGACGGGTCCCTCGAGATGAGAAAAGCCGCCCTTGAGGCGGCTTTGAATGAACATGACAAGGTTCAGCCGCTCCTATCGGAACAGCGTAAAATAGCGCACGGTGTGGTTGGCCATCTCTGTCATGCCCGGGACCATGGGCCAGGCGGGCGGGCCTGTCAAGATCTGCTGTCAGTGGCCGTGATCGCACCCTTCGTGGTTGGAGAGGGCTTCGATCACCCGGCACTGGCCGATGGTGTGGCCCTGGCAATGGTCGAGCATGCGCACCAGTTCGGTCTCGAGATTCTTCAGCCGTGTGATCTTTTCGCGCACGGCGTCCAGATGGTCGCGGGCGATGGCGTCGGCGTCGTGGCAGGGGCTGTCGGGATGGGCGGAAAGCCGCAGCAGGTCGCGGATCGCCTCGATGGAAAAGCCGAGGTCGCGGGCATGGCGGATGAAGGCGAGCCGGTCGAGATCGTCGCGGCCATAGCGCCGCTGGTTGGCCTCGCTGCGCCCGGGTTCGGGGATCAGCCCCATCTGTTCGTAATAACGGATGGTCGGTATCTTGACGCCCGCGCGGCGGGACAGTTCCCCGATGGCCATCATGGCGATATCTCCTCGCTCGATTTCCTGCGGGGAGCAGTCAAAGCAGAGGATCAAAGCTGAGGCAAGGCATCGGCTGCCTGTCAGGCAGGGCTGTCGCCAGCGGCAGGCCCGGCGCCGTCGGAATATTCCATGTAGAGCGCCCTGACCTTGCTGGCGGTCTCCTCGTCGGTGGCACCGGTGAGCGGCAGGGGGCCGGTGCCGCCGGAAGCGGGGGCGGGATCACGCACGCTTTCCATCGCCCAGAGCGCGCTGGAGAGCGAAGAGGAGAGCACCGTGCTGCTTTCGACCAGCGGCGCGAAACTGGCGGCGCGCGGCTGCTGCTGCTGAGGGGCGGCACTTGCGTCTTCCGCATCCGCGTTCGGCCGTTTGAAACGGCCTTGCTCATAATAATAGCCCTGCAGGCCACTATCGATACGCATTGTCGCTCTCGCTTGTTGGGTTCGTTAAGCAATCGTTAACCATTGAACCTTGCGTGAGGCTTGCGTCTTGCTTTCGTTCACTCTTGACAGGAGCCGGACTGTGTGGGGCAGGGAACGGGTGGCATGCTGCATTGCTTGCTGAAAATACAGCAAAAACAATTAAATGGCCGAGAAAATGCGATTGCCCTACCTGATAAGTAAACCATAAATATTATTAGAAGATTCAGTCATATTTAATTGCGGCCAACGGGGAGAAGCGGGCGGGCTGCCGTGCGGAAAGGGCATGAATCCGCCCCCGATTTCCCGCGCGCCACAACATTGACAATATCTAAATTAGTAAATACGTGACAAGATGTTGACGAGATTCGCGCGGGCGCTGTTTCAGGAGATATTTTGATGGCCAAGATCACCGGCACTGATGGCAATGACATCCGCAACGGCACGGCGGACAATGACGAGCTCAGGGGCCTGGGCGGCTCGGACATGCTGTTCGGCGGCGATGGCGATGATTTGCTCGATGGCGGTGCCGGAGCCGACTACATGAATGGCGGCAAGGGCTCCGATACCTATGTCGTCGACGATGCCAATGACGTGGTCGATGAGACCGACGTTCTCGGCGCAGACCAGGGCGGCGTGGATCTCGTTTATGCCTCAGTTTCGGTCAACCTGGTCGCCTTCGGGCATTTCAACGGGCTGATCGAGAATGTCACCCTGACCGGCAAGGACAATATCGAAGCCATCGGCAACTATCTCGACAATATCCTGACCGGCAATGACGGCGACAACGGGCTCTTTGGCGGCTACGGCAATGACACGCTGTTCGGCGGCAAGGGTGATGACTATCTGTCTGGAGGCGACGGCGCCGACACGATGAAGGGTGGTGCGGGTAACGACTACTACGACCTCGATAATCCCGGTGATGTTGTTGACGAGACCGATGGCGCGGGCCATGACAGCGGCGGCAATGACGCCGTCGCCGTGACATTCAGCTTCAGCCTTGCCGATACGGCGCATGTGATCGGCCAGATTGAAAACCTGCTCCTCCGGGGGTCGGACGATATCGACGGCACCGGCAACGACCTTGACAATGTCCTCCTGGGCAACAGTGGCAGCAACACGCTGGACGGTGGCAAGGGCAATGACAGGCTGGATGGCGCGGGTGGTCATGACACGCTGAAAGGCGGCGACGGGGACGATACCTACGTCGTCAGGGATCACGAGGATACGATCGATGAGACCGGCCATGACGGCAAGGATACAGTGGAATCATCGGTGAGTTTCGACCTGTCCGATGCCACCCATGTCCTGGGCGGTGTCGAGAACCTTGTCCTCACGGGTGCTGGTGACAAGGATGGCACCGGCAACGCGCTCGACAATGAGATCACCGGCACTGAGGGCGTTAACCAGCTCTATGGCGGTGATGGCAATGACACGCTTTATGGCGGGGATGGCGCGGACAGCCTGAACGGCGGCACCGGTGACGACACGCTTTATGGCGGTGCCCATGACGATCTGCTGGGGGGTGGTGCCGGCGCCGATGTGCTGGATGGCGGCTTGGGTGCCGATTACATGCTTGGCGGCGATGGTGATGACACCTATGTGGTCAACCATCCTGGCGATGTGGTCAATGAAGAGGGATCGGATGGCATCGACACGGTGAAGGCCAACTTCAGCTACAGCCTTAAAGCCGATCAGGTGCATGTCTTCGGCGATGTCGAGAATCTGATACTCACCGGTGCTGGAGATATATCTGGAACGGGCAACGACCTCAACAACACGATCACCGGCAATGAGGGCAAGAACACTCTTGATGGCGGCGACGGAGGTGACACGCTCATTGGCGGCGGCGGCGACGACACGCTCATTGGCGGCGGCGGCGACGATATGCTGGACGGGGGCACCGGCGATGACGTGCTCGATGGCGGCTACGACCATGATGTGCTGAAGGGTGGTGTCGGCAATGACCTGCTTGATGGCGGCAACGGTGCCGATGACATGGATGGCGGGCTCGGCGACGACACCTATGTCGTGGATGACGCAAAGGACACGGTGACGGAAACGACGGCGGGCGCATCGGGCGGCGCGGACACGGTGAAATCGTCGCTGGACAGCTATACGCTTGGCACCAATGTCGAAAACCTCGTTCTCACCGGCAATGCCCATGAAGGCATCGGCAATGAACTCGACAACCGCATTACCGGCGATGACAACGGTAACCGGCTGGAGGGCGGCGATGGCAATGACTGGCTCGGTGGGGGCGCCGGCGACGACATGATGTATGGCGGTGATGGCGACGACACCTATGTCGTCAATTCCGCGTATGATGTCGTCGATGAACAGGGCGGCAGCGGCACCGACACCGTGCGGGCCGGCGTCACATACAGCATTGGCGCCGACAACACCAATCTCCATGGCGATGTCGAAAACCTCACCCTGACCGGCACGGACGATATCGACGGCACCGGCAACGACCTCAACAACACGCTCACCGGCAATGAGGGCAATAACACGCTCGGCGGCGGCGGCGGGGACGACAAGCTCTATGGTGGCCAGGGCGACGACACGCTTCATGGCGGCGGAGACCATGACAAGCTCGATGGCGGAGACGGCGATGATGTGCTCGACGGCGGAGCCGGGGCCGATGACATGGACGGCGGGACCGGCAACGACACCTATGTTGTCGATGACTCGCACGACGTGGTGACGGAAGGATCCGGCACCAATTCCGGCACCGATACCGTGGAGTCCTCCGTCACGTTCAAGCTCGGTGCCAATGTCGAAAACCTGACCTTGACCGGACATGACAAGATCGATGGCACCGGCAATGACGGCAACAACACGATCACCGGCAATGACAAGGACAATATCCTCGACGGCGGCGCGGGCGCAGACGAGATGCATGGCGGCAAGGGCGACGACACCTATATCGTCGACAATGCAAATGACAAGGTCGTCGAAGCGGATGGCGACGGCACGGACACGGTGCTGACCGGCAGAGACTATTACAAGCTGGGCGACAATGTCGAAAACCTGACTTTGACCGGCAAGGGCAACAGCACCGGCATCGGCAATGAACGCGACAACACCCTTGTCGGCAATGACGGAAATAACGTTCTCGACGGCGGGGCCGGCGGCGACACGATGAAGGGCGGCAAGGGCAACGACACCTATTATGTCGATTCCGACAAGGATGTGGTCGATGAGACCGGCGGTGACGGCATCGACACGGTCATGACGTCGGTGGACGGCTACGGAATTGGCACCGGCATTGAAAATCTGGTGCTGACCGGCAAGGATAATATTTCCGGTTTCGGCAATTCGCACGTCAATACCTTGACCGGCAATGACGGCAACAACAGCCTGACGGCCGGCGCTGGCAATGACACGCTCTATGGCGGCAAGGGGGCTGATAGCCTTTATGGCGGCGAGGGCGATGACAGAATGTACGGCGGCGCGGGCGATGACACCTATTATGTGGATTCCGCCAAGGATGTGGTGGACGAGACCGGTGGCGACGGC
This region includes:
- a CDS encoding type II toxin-antitoxin system prevent-host-death family antitoxin, coding for MHIFTSIELQRQTGVVQRAASREGAVITSHGKPRNVILSGEEYCRLKQMAREPVPSELMPRKSVVIRPAPDPLGYDATTFHRAAQHMAGDAIRGAGDDAVRSELDRVRDRFAASR
- a CDS encoding helix-turn-helix domain-containing protein, with amino-acid sequence MMAIGELSRRAGVKIPTIRYYEQMGLIPEPGRSEANQRRYGRDDLDRLAFIRHARDLGFSIEAIRDLLRLSAHPDSPCHDADAIARDHLDAVREKITRLKNLETELVRMLDHCQGHTIGQCRVIEALSNHEGCDHGH
- a CDS encoding GNAT family N-acetyltransferase produces the protein MQTIQTLAPPPSRPPVVTIRPAGRDDLADLAVMVAELAAHHGDPAALSAERLARDLFAPQPWIRALVAESAGDLIGHAILVPAYRANEGARGLDIHQLYVRPAFRSHGIGQHLVATARDEARRSGCTYITVSAATGNLKAHRFYQTLAFTPRPVTGMRYHQVVAG
- a CDS encoding cytochrome c; this translates as MASWKSLLAGLVVLGAVGGGAFWVITKPAPLPEATFANAGAPDLKNGERIFWAGGCISCHGAKGAAESGQLVLSGGAPLTTPFGTFYPPNISPDEGAGIGGWSLADFGNAMLRGADDENQHLYPAFPYGSYARMTVKDVNDLYGFLRTLPKSAVESPEQALNFPFSIRRLIGGWKFLYLNDKPRVELAAADDEVKRGQYLVEGPGHCGECHTPRDAIGGFRSGQWLAGGPNPEGKGKIPNITPGGELGQWSKDDIVSYLETGITPDADSVGGSMVEVQKNMARLPPEDRMAIAAYLKAIPPVK
- a CDS encoding cytochrome c yields the protein MKLKTLFAATIALGLVAGGVNAAGSPQETRKHMMEGMGKAMGGLVGIAKGKTAYDADVVKASLTTMADTMKTFPDQFPAGSETGHKTEASPKIWASMDDFKAKAAKLGGDATTLLAALPADKAAVGAAVKMLGGDCGACHEAYRLKD